In a single window of the Papaver somniferum cultivar HN1 unplaced genomic scaffold, ASM357369v1 unplaced-scaffold_57, whole genome shotgun sequence genome:
- the LOC113343291 gene encoding uncharacterized protein LOC113343291, with protein MVEQFLGFLKTGYQKDDKVIVGNNYISWALDAELHLEAKGFGKTITEGNNVSNQDHATALIFLHHHLHDDLKREYLTVKDPFTLWNCLKKRFDHLKLVILPKARNDWLNLRLQDFRSVEAYNSALFKITSTLKLCGENVTDEQMLEKTFTTFHASNVLLQQQYRERKFTEYSELISCLLIAEQNNELLLRNHEARPVGSAAVPEAHAATHIRRGNNHGNKGKHENGKGNQRGGHKNERGKGVRYQPYQRPLKIAEPKEPKQEKGKGSSSQPPHKSVCYQCGLTDHWQRTCRTPEHFVRLYQTSLKRPAEDIETNLIEASAPSTSDTHLDVSDYLVDPEGGEPSQFSFDEL; from the exons ATGGTTGAGCAATTTCTTGGTTTCCTTAAAACTGGTTATCAAAAGGATGATAAGGTTATCGTTG GAAATAATTATATTTCTTGGGCACTTGATGCCGAGCTTCATTTGGAAGCTAAAGGCTTCGGAAAAACTATTACGGAAGGAAACAACGTGTCCAACCAGGACCACGCTACGGCTCTAATTTTCCTTCACCATCATCTCCATGATGATTTAAAAAGGGAATATTTGACAGTTAAAGATCCATTTACTTTATGGAACTGTCTGAAAAAACGGTTTGACCACCTGAAGTTGGTCATACTTCCAAAGGCTCGGAATGATTGGTTGAACTTGCGGCTGCAAGATTTTCGATCAGTGGAAGCTTATAATTCTGCTCTATTTAAAATTACCTCGACATTAAAATTGTGCGGGGAAAATGTCACTGACGAACAAATGTTAGAGAAAACATTTACAACTTTTCATGCCTCGAATGTGCTCCTGCAGCAGCAATATCGAGAAcgtaaatttacagaatattccgAGCTAATTTCCTGTTTGTTGATTGCAGAGCAGAATAATGAGCTTTTGTTAAGAAACCATGAAGCTCGTCCTGTTGGTTCCGCAGCGGTGCCTGAAGCACACGCTGCTACGCATATTAGACGAGGAAATAATCATGGTAACAAAGGCAAACATGAAAATGGTAAAGGAAACCAACGTGGGGGCCACAAAAATGAACGAGGAAAGGGTGTTCGTTACCAGCCGTACCAACGGCCGCTAAAAATTGCGGAACCAAAGGAACCGAAGCAAGAAAAGGGAAAGGGTTCTTCTAGTCAACCTCCTCATAAAAGTGTTTGCTATCAGTGTGGATTAACTGATCACTGGCAGCGTACCTGTCGTACGCCAGAACATTTTGTTAGGCTCTATCAGACGTCCCTGAAGCGACCTGCCGAAGACATAGAAACAAATTTAATTGAAGCCAGTGCCCCCAGTACCAGTGATACCCACTTGGATGTATCTGATTATCTCGTCGACCCTGAAGGTGGCGAGCCTAGTCAGTTTTCTTTTGATGAGCTGTAG